The region TACCAGTTATTGTGACATTAGATCCAATAGGACCTGTTGTTGGTGTAAAACTGGTAATAGTATGTGTTGGTGTACAAGCTGAGCATGTTGCTGTATGAGAACCTAAATCTGATATATCGTCTTGAGGAAGTACAATCCACTCGCTATTTGTTGTGTTTGTTCCAGCTGAGACAGTCCAATTAGTATTTGGGTCACAAACAGAAGATTTTCTTACTAATGTATGATTGGCAGTTGCATTTGTTGTTCCAGCAACATTCCATCCACTACCTGGATCAGCGCCATCTGTACCTACAGCATCTATTAAAAAAAATGTTCCGCTACCATTATCCTTTGCTAAACCAACAGCATCATCACCATTCCAACTAGCACTTCCACTTGTAGAATCTGCTAATAATAAAATAGTAGGTATGGCAAGATTGTTAGACAATACATAAGTACTACCATCTGTTAAAGTACCAGATAAGTTTATTGTTGTTTCTGGCCAACTCCCTCCATTTGCTATTCCCCATATTTGATAATCTGCAAGATTAACAGAAGATCCAGTTCCATTATAAATTTCAATAAATTTATTATTTCCAGAACCTTCACCATATTCTGATATTATCAGATCTGATGTTTGCGAAAAAGAAAAAAGACTAAATAAAAAAAATACAAAGGGTATATTTTTTTTCATAAAAAGATATTTAAATAAATAAAACTTATTTGAAGTTAAGATATCAATCAGTTGTAAAAATCTTAACTAAGCAAATATATCAAAATATCGATAAAATGATATATTTATTCGATAAAATACAAAAAATAATATACTTGGTTCATTATCAGCAATTTAAAAACATAAAAAAGGCTAAACTGTATAAATTTAGCCTTTTAATTTCTCTTAAAAATTTTTGAAATTTATTTTTTAATGGCTTTTTTACTTAGTATTTGACCATTACTTAACTCGACTTTAGCTATGTAAGTTGCTTGAGATAAGTTAGATAAGTTGTAAGTTTCTGTACTTTTATTTCCCTTTAGATTATGTAACAGTCGTCCTAATGCATCGTATATTTTGATGCTTTTAATAGTCAATTTTTCATTAGTTAATTTAAAACTGACATTATCATTTTCACCTTCTACAATCAACAAGTTATTTTCTGTTAATGATACATCATCTATAGATAAACTTGGTTGAGTAAATACAATTTCAAATCTATTATTAAATTCTCCTATTGCAGATGTGAAAGAATAGTCTCCAGTGGTTAAATCTTGGTAGGTGTTTAATAAGTTGTCTTTTAAATAAATAGCATTATTAGATAAAAAGTCACCTTGTAAGTGGTCTATAGATATGGTGTAAATAGTTGGAACATCAACAGAGTTTAAAAATCCTAAAGTAATAGTTTCATTTAAATTCAAATCGCTAGGCGCTTTACCTTGAATTGCTAATTTTTTAGAATCGCCTGGCACTAAGGTGTATAATGAAAGACTTGCTAAAATAGCTCCATTCTTTTTCGCATCGTAATATGCACCATCATTAGCAGCTGTGGCTCCTGGAACATATCCAATAACTGTTTGATTAAACAATCCATTATCTGTAGTAATGTTTAACCATAATTTATCGTGTTGATTTATTGCTGTATTATTTCCTGCTCTAAAAAATTGATCATTATTACCTGTAACACGCATAGCATTATTAAACGTTACAGTACCTGATGTAGCTCCAGGTGTATCAGAATAGGTTACAAAAAATCCTTGACCTGAAGGGATATATCTATTAGGTGTAATACCATCTCCACCAACAGTTTCTCCAGTTCCGTTTATAATAGCATAATCGTTAGTTGTAAAATTTAATGGCTCGTTACCATTTGTAGTACTTGAAGGAGGTGTAGATTGAGACCATAAATAAATTGCACCATCCAATTTTCCGCTTGTTGGATTGGACAAGAAATTATTCTGAGCAAAAAACAAATCGGCATCTATTGCAGAAGGGTAAGGGTTACCAATTAAATTCCAGTTGATATCACCTGTTTCAGTATCGTTTCTTTCAACAGGAACCGTAATGTCTCCATTATTTAAAGTTCCTCTAAAAGTATATACATAATTGTTTGGTCCAAATATAAATGCACCTATCGAGTGTGTTGCAGCATAACCCACACCAGGAACCATATTATCACCAGACGCTTTTAAAAACCAATCATCGCCATTATCATCAATATCATCAACTCCAGCTCCAGCTACCAAGGTATTATCATTTAAAGTTTCATATTGTGAGTCCACAAAATTACCTGCATTAAATTCAAAACGTCTAAATTGACTAGACTGAAACAATGCGTTACCAAAGGTTTCGTTAGCTACAGGTGAACTCCAATAGGTATACTCATACCATTCACTTAAAAAAGAAGTCTCTCTATCTACTATTGCTGCATCATTTGTAGCAAAAAAGGTACTACCAGAATCATCATATGTCGCAGCATTATCTACCTGAACAAATGACCCTTGATTTTGTACTGAAATACGTCCATTGTTAGTGACATCTGTAAAAACTTCTACGTAATCGTTTGGCGCAACCGTTAAGTTGATTCCAGAACCTATAGTTAAGGTACACGCTGTAAAACTTCCAAGACCTGCTGTACTAGTATTATAATTTGCACTTAAAACAGCATGTGTTGAAGCGCTTGGTGTTGTTGGTGACCAAGATGTACCATCCCAAGTTACTGTAGAAGTACAAGAAACAGGATTAGAACACACATTAACATCATCTATCCATAACTCACCAGCTCTAGTCGAGCTAAATTCAAAATAAGACCCAATAAAACTTCCAGTAGTATATGTAGTATCATTTGTGGTTCCAGCACTGACTTCTCCTGTACCATCATCGTAAAATAACTCCCAATCTCCAGCAGAACTTCTGGTGACTCTAATACAAACATCATCATTAGCATTCCAATTAAAAGCACTTGCCAGAATTTCTGTATCAGCACCATTGTTAACTCTATAAATCTTTAACAAATCATCAGATGTAGTTTGGTTAACACCTACTCTGTAACCAGTTGCATTGCTAAATAAATTACTTTGACTTGACAGAAGTATAAAAGAAAAATTATTGTTTGATGAAGGATCCCAATTACCATTTCTCATACAAAATGACCACTCGTAATCTCCATAAGCCAGATTTTGAATCCCTATATCTGCATTAATATAACTATCGCCTGCAGTACCAGTTATGTTATGTTTTAATTCTCCAGCTGTAGTCGTCCAATCTGCAGTATTATTCCATTGGGTTAGTCCAGCACTAAAATCATCAGAGAAAATAGAAGAGCATGGGTTTGTGATATTTAAAATACCATTGTTATTAGTTGTTGGATCCCAAAAATTACCGACATTATCTGCTTGGATTCCACCATAGCTAAAACTACTTCCGTTTAATTGAAAACGACTAGCAAAATAGTAAGTACCAGCAGCTAGACCAGATCCTATCTCTGCGGTATATTGGTCGTTATTTCCAAAGTCAGAATCGTAGGTAGCAGCAATCCAAGTCCAGCCTGTTCCAGAAATGGGACTTACATCTGCAGAATTATAACCTATCCAAGCTAAGATATTTGCACCTTGTCCAGCAGCATCTGTTACACCAGGCTCATAAGCTTGAGCGTAAACATTAAAATTATCTCCAATATTAATATTACCGTTTTTAGGAAAATCTACATTGCAAAAATCAACTTGGTCTGCATTTACGATTAACTGTAAAGAGTTACCAGTACTCCATACTCCAGCAGTGCCACCATAAATAAAAGGACAAGAATTTAATTGAAATCTACTAGCTATATAATAAGTCCCAGGTGTTAATGTTGATCCTACTTCAGCAAAATACTCATCATTATTACCTCCAATATTATTGTAAGATGCTGGTAACCAGTTAGTCCATGTTGAAGGATCTGTATCAGTTGTACTGTAGCCTATTTCCGCTGTAACGCCAGCACCTTGAGCAAATGGTGTGTCTGTTAAACCTGGCTCGTACACTTGAGCATAAACCACATTAGTAGTTGCTCCTTGTGTAATGGTTTGTGTAGTTGTTGGAAATTGAATGTTAGCAAAATCTAAGTTGTTTGGACATGAGGCAGAAACTGAACCTCTTAATGCTAAAGAATTATCATTAATCCTCCAAGTTCCACCACCTGCCTCAGCGTTATATCCATAAAATCTAACATATAACGTTTCTCCATCATTTATTGTCTCTGAAAGACCAGTAACATCACCATTTCTTTCACTGGTGTTATCTGGTACGTTTACAGTTGCTATTGTGGTAAAAGTTGTAAAAGCAGCATCTTTAGAATACCTAACCTGATAATCTCGAATTCCTGTTCCAGAACGTCTTTCTGAAAATAAGACTTCTTCTAGAAGAATATTAAATCCAGAGTTAGGTGTAATACTTATCTCAAAATATTCGTTAAGGTCTATAGCTCCAACACTCCAACCATTTCTAAAAGCACCATTAGCTGCATAAGAAATTGTTCCTCCTGTGGATGTAAATAGGCTAGCAGTGATATTAGCGTCAACGTTACTTGGGCTACCATCTGCAGTTAGTACCCATTCGCTTAATGTAGTTTGCGCAAATCCAAATCCACTAACTAGTAGTAGTAAAAAAAGTAATTTTATATGTTTCATAATAGGGCGTTTTTAAATGTTATTAAATAGCTTATTTTTGAGTTATGTATCAAAAACAAGAGTCCTTTACAATAGAAGAAGCAACTAAAAAGCTGGAACACTATTGTGCTTATCAAGAACGCTGTCACCAAGAGGTGAGACAAAGGCTAAAAAGCATGAATATGATACCTGAGGCTACAGATATTATAATAGTTCATCTTTTGGAGCACAACTTTCTTAACGAAGAACGTTTTGCCAAAACATATACTAGAGGTAAGTTCAGAATTAAAAAATGGGGCAAACGTCGAATCGCTCTTGAACTAAAACGAAAAGACATCTCCAAATTTAATGTAAACCAAGCACTTACAGAAATAGATAATGATGAGTATATCGAAGTTTTTAATGATTTAGCCGAAAAAAAGACGAATTCGTTAAAAGAGACCGACAAATACAAGAAAAAAAAGAAACTTATTGATTATTTACTATATAGAGGTTGGGAGAGTCATTTGGTCTATGAAAAAGCAAATGAACTGATTAAATAGATGGATAAAAAAACCTTTCAATATAACATTGAAAGGTTTGTATCTTGTTAAAAACTATGATTTTATAAATTAAAAACAGCTCCAAAGTTAACCGTAAACTGATTGTGAATCTTTTCAGCAGCAGTTAACGCATCAGAATTGTATTTAGCAAAAGTGGTTCCAAATTCCGAGAAAATTCCAAATCCACTTGAGAAAAAATAACGCATCCCTAAGTGTCCACCAAAGTTTTTTGTGCTTAGGCTTATTCCTGGATACAGGTCAAAGTTGTCGTCAATATTTAACACGCTTCCTAAGTTAGCATTAAAACGACCTTCAAGCTCAAAACGGTCTGAAAAATCTGCAGTTAACCCATTGTTTAAGTTAAGGGCATAACCAGTAACTACACCTATAGATATATTTTCTCCTAAACCATAATCGTAACTTAATGTTATACCATTAACGTTATCTTGTATATTGGCACCTATTTGAAATTTTTGATCGCCTTTTCCTTCAAAAGATTGAGCTGTTGTAAACGTACTTACTAAAAGTGTTATGGCTAATATTATGTTTTTCATTTGTCTTATTTTATTTATGTTTTAAATTATTGTTGGTATTAGTTATGGCTTTTTGATTTTTCCAATCTATCCATTGTTGACCTTTAATACGACGCATTAAGTTGTCAAAATTACGCATTATAAACACATTGTAAATAGCTTTACCTAGATTTTTTGGGTTTCGTGCAATAGCTCGTAAACTCATTGAAAAACCAGGAGTCACATATTTCATATAATGCCAATAACCTTCTGGCATATACAGCACTTCTCCGTGATTTAATTGACATTGCCAACCTCTTGCATTTTGCAACGCTGGCCATTTGCTAAAATCTGGATTAGAAAAGTCTATATCTTCACGTGTAATTAAAGCATGAGGGACCTTATATAAATGTTTATTTTGTTTTTGGTCGAATAGAATAATTTGCTTTTCGCCTTCAAAATGAAAATGAAAAATATTAGCTAAATCAATATCATAATGCATAAAGGTATAGCTATCGCGACCGCCAAAAAATAGCATTGGTAAACCTTTCATTAAACGTAAGCCAAAATCTGGAAAGGTAAAATCTTTTTGAAGCTGCGGTACTTCTTTTAAAATATTCCACAAAAATATTCTATACTTAGTAGGCTTGCGTTTAAGCAAATCTACATACTCACTCATTTTCATTGTTGCATGAGGCTCGTTAAACCCATCTTTATAATCAACTGGTCTGTCGTCGTACAATGGGACTGTCTTGTGTCCAGCAATATCTTTAATATACTCTAAATTCCATTTAGAATAGGCTGGCCAATCCGTAATGAATTGCTCAATAACTACAGGCTTTTGTGGCTTAAAATAATGCTTAATAAAGTCCTGTTTAGTTATAGTTTTAACTCTTGGTATGTCTTGAAGGTTTAGTTTCAATAGTTCAAAAATTTAAACGTCAAAGTTAATAAAACCTTACTAAATTAAATGTTATAATAGTTACACTTTAGTTAAAGTTGTAACGCATCCCAAATAGCGCATTGCTAGGAGGCATTGGTGTAAAGCCGGTTTCAATATAATCTGCATCAAAAATATTACTTGCTGTAACTGTAAATTCTACTTGTTTTAAAGTTGCAATTAATGAAGCATCCCAAACATTATAGCTTTGTCCTGTAGTACGCTCTGCGTGTTTGTAAACAATGTTTTGTCTTACATTTTTAAACAATTGTGTACTAAAACGTGTTGTAAAATGATGTTTTAAAGTATTTAAAGAATAACGAGACAGCTCTTTATTTTGATCTAATATATCATCTTCTAAAAAGGCATAACCAACAGCTAAGGTTTGATTAAAGTCGTTAATTTTAAAGCTATATGAGGTGTCAAACTCAAAACCTTTAGTGTTTACTTCAGTAATGTTAGTCGCAGTGTAAATGGTTTCGGTTGTATTTGGTCTTAAGTAATCTATCAAGTTTTTAGCATCTCTATTAAATAAGGCGATGGATGCAGAAAATGCGTTAGTATTATATTTTACTCCTATTTCTTGTGCAAATGCTTCTTCAGGTTCTAAATTGGCATTACCAGCAGTTCTAAAATCATTATAAAACAAATCTGTGTAAGTTGGGATTCTGTAAGTATAACCAATGTTTCCGTAGATTTTTAAATCATCAGTAACGGTATATCCTAAATCTAAACCAGGAAATGCATGAAATTTAAAATCTGAAAAATAAGTAACAGCAACACCTGGAGTAATGTCTAATTTTTCATTTAACAATTTAAATTGATGCTCTAAAAATAGGTTTGTCATAAAGCGATTACGATTACCTAGATTATTACTTCTTAAATAGATTTTAGACATATCGATACCAAAACCTGTCACACCAGCATTAGAGGTGTAAGAGGTATTGACTTCTGCTCCCATTTTATCTGTAATATGAAAGTTTCTAAAAAATGAAGGATCATCACGTCTTAATAAAAATAGATCTTGATTACGCTTCCAATACACACGAGGTTTTATTTTAAATTTTTCAGTGTTAAAAGTGGTTGTAAAACCAATTAGGCTATTTTGGGTTTCTTCATATTCATTAAAAGTAGGGTTGGTAGTATAGAAGTTTTCTGCACCAAACTTACGGTCAAAAAACGTTGCAATTAACTCAATAGGTTGTGCATTTTTATTGAATGTGCTTTTTAAAAAGTAGTTGGAATTATCATAATCTGAATTATTGCGATATCCTTCAGAAGTCAATTTACCAACGTGAATAATATGTGATGAGTTGTCCAAATCTGTTCCTACAGTAATGGAGCCATTTAATTGATTAAAAGAGCCTGTTTCTACATTTGCCGATACCGTATTTTTTAAAGACTTTTTAGTCACTATATTAATAGCTCCAGTAAATGCATTTTGTCCAAATACACGTGCAGCAGGACCTTTTATAATCTCAATACGTTCAATAACTTCTATTGGTAAAGCAGCATTCATGGTGTGATGTCCAGTTTGCGCATCGTCCATTTTTATTCCATCAATTAATAGTAATGTTTGGTCAAAACCACCACCTCTTATATGTAAATCGGCTTGACTACCAGCAGTTCCACGACGTCTAATATCAACTCCTGCAACCTGTTGTAGTAAATCTGCAACGTTGGTGGCAGCACTATTTTTTATGTCTGAAGACGAAATAACAGTAATGGTTCTTGAGTTTTCTTTAAACGGAAGATCTATTCTAGCTGAAGAGATTAAGATAGTATCTAATTGTTGTTCTGTTGGATTATCTTGTGAGAAAGACACACAGACAATAAGGAATGTAATAAGAGTTGTTAGTTTAATTTTTGACATTTTAGTTAGCTTTTAAGCGTGCAAATGTATAAAAACTTATATAAAATGGTTACGAAAATTAACCAATGTTTTATTTGAAATTTATCTTTTATTTTATATCAAACTCTGTTTTACAATTACTACATCTATATTTGTCTTTGGAGTAAAAAGGAAGCGTCCCAGCGATAAAGCCAAACACAAAAGCAAAAAAAGATTTAAAATCTTTAATGGTTGAAAACATAGCAACTTCTTGACTATTACAGTTTGGGCAATGTATAGCATTGCCATTATCATCTACCGAGTATTTTTTAATTGTTTCTAAAATGTGCTGTGCTTTTAAAGCATCTTCTGCAAATACTTTAAGCTTAACACCACCTATCGCATTACTTACTAAAGGATCTGTGTCAATTGTTAAGTTGTCACTTAAAAACACTTGGATACCTTCAGACTCTAAGCGTCCTTTTATAATTTGTGCTTCTGATGAGTATTGGAATTTAGCGATAGTTTTAAAGGTTTGGCTCATGTTAATGATTTGAATTTTTAAAGATATAAAAAATGACTGTAGCTATTAGTTACAATTTTAACACATCAAATCAAAAATTTTACAAAAACTAACTAACTTTTGTTGTATTTTTACACATATGTTTGCATTAGTAGATTGTAATAATTTTTATGCGTCCTGTGAGCGTGTATTTAACCCTAATTTAGAAGGAAAACCAATTGCTATTTTAAGTAATAACGATGGTTGTGTTATCTCACGAAGTGACGAAGCAAAACTTTTAAAGTTACCAATGGGAGCACCTATTTTTAAATGGGAATCCTTTTGTAAAACTAACGGTATTAATGTTTTATCATCCAATTACCCTTTGTATGGTGATATGAGTAGTCGTGTTATGAATATTCTAAAACAGTTTACTCCAGATGTTGAGGTATATAGTATTGACGAATCATTTCTAGAATTTAAAGGCTTTGAGCATCATGACCTAAATAACTATGGTAACCAAATACGAAAACGCATAAAAAAATGGACAGGTATTCCAACATGTGTTGGGATTGCACCAACAAAAGCACTTAGTAAGGTTGCCAACAAAATTGCACGTAAATTTCCAAATAAAACTAACGGTGTTTATGTAATAGATACAGAAGAAAAACGTATTAAAGCCTTAAAATGGATTAAGATTGAAGACGTTTGGGGTATAGGAAGAGGTTTAACAAAACGTTTAAAAGCAAAAGGCTGTAAAACAGCTTTTGACTTTACGCAACTGCCAAATCAATGGGTAAAACGTAATTTTTCTGTAGTAGAATCTAGATTAAAACGTGACCTAGAAGGGATTCCAACCTTGCAATTAGACGAAGACAGTAAAGACAAAAAAATGATTGCTACTACACGTAGCTTTGAGTATACTTATTCAGACAGAGACAATATAAAAGAGCGTATTTCTACCTTTGCAACAAGCTGTGCAGAAAAATTACGCAAACAAGGTTCATGCTGTCATGTTATTATAGTATTTTTAAGAAGTGACAAATATAAGCAAGACTTAGAACAACATCGTGTAAGTACTAGTGTAAGTTTGTCTTGCCCAACAAATTCATCTTTAATAATAAGTAATTGTGCAGTTAAAGCAGTAATGTCTATTTTTAAAGAAGGAATAAAATATAAAAAAGCAGGAGTTATCGTTTCAGGTTTAGTTCCGGTTGATAATTATCAACTTAATATTTTTGAAACGGAAAATCCAAAGCACGTCCCTTTAATGCAATCTATAGATAGTATAAATTCTAAATATAGAAGCAATAAAATTAAAATAGGAAACCAAGATTTACAACGTACTTGGAAAATGCGTCAAGAACGATTGTCGCCAAAATACACCACGAATATTAACGATATTATAGTAGTAAAATGATAGCACGCAAATCCGGAAGTTTAACCTTTTTTACACCAGAAGCTGTAGATAATGCAGCAGGATATTTTTTTGATACAGGTATTTCGGCAGGATTCCCGTCTCCAGCAGAAGACTTTAAAGAGCAACGCTTATCTTTAGACGAAGAATTAGTTAAAAATAAAGAAGCTACTTTTTATGCCAAAGTAAGTGGGCAATCCATGATTGGAGCCGGACTAGACGATAATGATTTACTAGTCATAGATCGCAGTTTAGAACCAGAGAACAATAAAATAGCAGTTTGTTTTTTAGATGGCGAGTTTACTGTAAAACGCTTACGTGTCTCTAATAATGAGGTATGGTTACAACCAGAAAATCCTAATTACCCAATTATTAAAATAACAGAAGAAAACGACTTTTTAATCTGGGGAATAGTTACTAATGTGATTAAAAAGGTATAGTTGTTTAAAAAAATAAGACATAAAAAAAACGCGAAGCAGATGCTTCGCGTTTTTAATTATAAATTAAGTAAAGTATTAGTCGGCTAATACAATGACTTTGTTTCCATTCATCTCTAAAGTTCCAGAGTTTATTTTTAATAAGGTTGTGTTTTTGTCGCCTTTAGTAAAACGATTTTCAACCTCTTCGTCTAGCACAATATTACCAGTAATCTTTACTGTTCCTTCTTTTAAAAGAGACACTACTGGAGCGTGATTATTTAACATTTCAAAATCACCATTTACTCCAGGAACCGTAACGCTAGTTACTTCTCCACTAAATAATGTTGCTTCTGGTGATACAATTTCTAAATACATGTTCTTTTAGTTTGCAGTTTGCAGTTTACAGTCACTGAGACTGAATACTGAAAACTAATTACTGGTTTATGCTTCAGCTAACATTTTCTCTCCAGCTTCAATAGCTTCTTCGATAGTCCCTTTAAGGTTAAAAGCAGCTTCTGGTAAGTGATCTAACTCACCATTCATAATCATATTAAACCCTTTAATAGTTTCTTTAATATCTACTAATACACCTGGAATACCAGTAAATTGCTCAGCTACGTGGAATGGTTGAGATAAGAAACGTTGTACACGTCTTGCTCTAGATACTGCTAATTTATCTTCTTCAGATAATTCTTCCATACCTAAGATGGCAATAATATCTTGTAATTCTTTATAACGTTGTAACAACTCTTTAACACGTTGTGCACAGTTGTAGTGTTCATCACCTAAAATGTCAGCAGTTAAGATTCTTGAAGTAGAATCTAGTGGGTCTACCGCAGGATAAATACCTAACTCAGCAATTTTTCTTGACAATACCGTTGTTGCATCTAAGTGAGCAAACGTTGTTGCTGGCGCAGGATCCGTTAAATCATCTGCAGGTACGTAAACCGCTTGTACAGATGTAATAGATCCTCTTTTTGTAGATGTAATACGCTCTTGCATAGCACCCATTTCGGTTGCTAACGTAGGTTGGTAACCTACCGCAGAAGGCATACGACCTAATAATGCAGATACCTCAGATCCGGCTTGTGTAAAACGGAAGATATTATCTACGAAAAATAATACATCTTTTCCTTGTCCTTCACCAGCTCCATCACGGAAATATTCTGCTATAGTTAATCCTGAAAGTGCTACACGAGCACGCGCTCCAGGAGGCTCATTCATTTGTCCAAATACAAAAGTTGCTTTAGAATCTTTCATTACAGTTTTATCAACCTTTTGAAGATCCCAACCACCTTCTTCCATAGAGTGCATAAAGTCGTCACCATACTTAATAATTCCTGACTCTAACATCTCACGAAGTAAATCGTTTCCTTCACGTGTTCTTTCTCCAACTCCTGCAAACACAGATAAACCACCATGTCCTTTTGCAATGTTGTTAATTAACTCTTGGATTAATACTGTTTTACCTACTCCTGCACCACCAAATAATCCAATTTTACCTCCTTTAGCGTAAGGCTCAATTAAGTCAATTACTTTAATACCAGTAAATAATACTTCAGTAGACGTTGATAGGTCTTCAAACTTAGGCGCTTGTCTGTGTATTGGTAATCCAGCATCTCCAGCTTTAGGTAAATCACCTAAACCATCAATAGCATCTCCAATTACGTTAAATAAACGTCCGTAAACATCATTTCCAATTGGCATTTGGATAGGTGCACCAGTTGCAATAACTTCTGTGCCTCTACTTAAACCATCTGATGAGTCCATAGCGATTGTACGCACTGTGTCTTCACCAATGTGAGATTGTACTTCTAATACTAATTTTGAACCATCAGCATTATTAATTTCTAATGAATCGTAAATTTTTGGAAGTTCAGTACCTGCTCCGAATTCTACATCAATAACTGGACCTACTATTTGTGCAACTTTACCTGTAACTTTTGACATTACTTATTTATTTAATATTATGGTATTTAATTGAAAGAAAACACCTTCTGTTTTCGCGTGCAAAGATAGGAGTTTTAATTTAAAATAAAAGTGGTTTATAAACCTTTTTTTATACAAAAAAACGTCTTCCATTGGAAGACGTTTTTAAAACATTTTATTGTTTAATTTTTATTGTAAACCTGCAGAGTAGTTTGTATTGTATTCTCCTATATCTACTAGGTTTCCAGATGCTTCAAAGTTAGAGCCGTATTTTAAATCGATTGCCTTTAAAAATTGATTTGCTAATAAAGCATATCCTCTAGATGTAGGATGTACACCGTCTAAAGAAAAGGCTCCTCCTGTTACTAAAGCAGAAGTTAAATTATAATTTCCAGAGGGTAAATTACCGTCTTTCAATAAATTTAATAATGCATTAGCATCTACAAATGCTAAATTGGCAGCACTTGCTTGAGATTGGATTGTTGCATTGAAACTTGCAGTAGCAGTAGCTATGTCTGCTTGCTCTTC is a window of Olleya sp. YS DNA encoding:
- a CDS encoding T9SS type A sorting domain-containing protein: MKHIKLLFLLLLVSGFGFAQTTLSEWVLTADGSPSNVDANITASLFTSTGGTISYAANGAFRNGWSVGAIDLNEYFEISITPNSGFNILLEEVLFSERRSGTGIRDYQVRYSKDAAFTTFTTIATVNVPDNTSERNGDVTGLSETINDGETLYVRFYGYNAEAGGGTWRINDNSLALRGSVSASCPNNLDFANIQFPTTTQTITQGATTNVVYAQVYEPGLTDTPFAQGAGVTAEIGYSTTDTDPSTWTNWLPASYNNIGGNNDEYFAEVGSTLTPGTYYIASRFQLNSCPFIYGGTAGVWSTGNSLQLIVNADQVDFCNVDFPKNGNINIGDNFNVYAQAYEPGVTDAAGQGANILAWIGYNSADVSPISGTGWTWIAATYDSDFGNNDQYTAEIGSGLAAGTYYFASRFQLNGSSFSYGGIQADNVGNFWDPTTNNNGILNITNPCSSIFSDDFSAGLTQWNNTADWTTTAGELKHNITGTAGDSYINADIGIQNLAYGDYEWSFCMRNGNWDPSSNNNFSFILLSSQSNLFSNATGYRVGVNQTTSDDLLKIYRVNNGADTEILASAFNWNANDDVCIRVTRSSAGDWELFYDDGTGEVSAGTTNDTTYTTGSFIGSYFEFSSTRAGELWIDDVNVCSNPVSCTSTVTWDGTSWSPTTPSASTHAVLSANYNTSTAGLGSFTACTLTIGSGINLTVAPNDYVEVFTDVTNNGRISVQNQGSFVQVDNAATYDDSGSTFFATNDAAIVDRETSFLSEWYEYTYWSSPVANETFGNALFQSSQFRRFEFNAGNFVDSQYETLNDNTLVAGAGVDDIDDNGDDWFLKASGDNMVPGVGYAATHSIGAFIFGPNNYVYTFRGTLNNGDITVPVERNDTETGDINWNLIGNPYPSAIDADLFFAQNNFLSNPTSGKLDGAIYLWSQSTPPSSTTNGNEPLNFTTNDYAIINGTGETVGGDGITPNRYIPSGQGFFVTYSDTPGATSGTVTFNNAMRVTGNNDQFFRAGNNTAINQHDKLWLNITTDNGLFNQTVIGYVPGATAANDGAYYDAKKNGAILASLSLYTLVPGDSKKLAIQGKAPSDLNLNETITLGFLNSVDVPTIYTISIDHLQGDFLSNNAIYLKDNLLNTYQDLTTGDYSFTSAIGEFNNRFEIVFTQPSLSIDDVSLTENNLLIVEGENDNVSFKLTNEKLTIKSIKIYDALGRLLHNLKGNKSTETYNLSNLSQATYIAKVELSNGQILSKKAIKK
- a CDS encoding regulatory protein RecX, which gives rise to MYQKQESFTIEEATKKLEHYCAYQERCHQEVRQRLKSMNMIPEATDIIIVHLLEHNFLNEERFAKTYTRGKFRIKKWGKRRIALELKRKDISKFNVNQALTEIDNDEYIEVFNDLAEKKTNSLKETDKYKKKKKLIDYLLYRGWESHLVYEKANELIK
- a CDS encoding DUF6646 family protein; the encoded protein is MKNIILAITLLVSTFTTAQSFEGKGDQKFQIGANIQDNVNGITLSYDYGLGENISIGVVTGYALNLNNGLTADFSDRFELEGRFNANLGSVLNIDDNFDLYPGISLSTKNFGGHLGMRYFFSSGFGIFSEFGTTFAKYNSDALTAAEKIHNQFTVNFGAVFNL
- a CDS encoding cupin-like domain-containing protein, which produces MKLNLQDIPRVKTITKQDFIKHYFKPQKPVVIEQFITDWPAYSKWNLEYIKDIAGHKTVPLYDDRPVDYKDGFNEPHATMKMSEYVDLLKRKPTKYRIFLWNILKEVPQLQKDFTFPDFGLRLMKGLPMLFFGGRDSYTFMHYDIDLANIFHFHFEGEKQIILFDQKQNKHLYKVPHALITREDIDFSNPDFSKWPALQNARGWQCQLNHGEVLYMPEGYWHYMKYVTPGFSMSLRAIARNPKNLGKAIYNVFIMRNFDNLMRRIKGQQWIDWKNQKAITNTNNNLKHK
- a CDS encoding TonB-dependent receptor, whose product is MSKIKLTTLITFLIVCVSFSQDNPTEQQLDTILISSARIDLPFKENSRTITVISSSDIKNSAATNVADLLQQVAGVDIRRRGTAGSQADLHIRGGGFDQTLLLIDGIKMDDAQTGHHTMNAALPIEVIERIEIIKGPAARVFGQNAFTGAINIVTKKSLKNTVSANVETGSFNQLNGSITVGTDLDNSSHIIHVGKLTSEGYRNNSDYDNSNYFLKSTFNKNAQPIELIATFFDRKFGAENFYTTNPTFNEYEETQNSLIGFTTTFNTEKFKIKPRVYWKRNQDLFLLRRDDPSFFRNFHITDKMGAEVNTSYTSNAGVTGFGIDMSKIYLRSNNLGNRNRFMTNLFLEHQFKLLNEKLDITPGVAVTYFSDFKFHAFPGLDLGYTVTDDLKIYGNIGYTYRIPTYTDLFYNDFRTAGNANLEPEEAFAQEIGVKYNTNAFSASIALFNRDAKNLIDYLRPNTTETIYTATNITEVNTKGFEFDTSYSFKINDFNQTLAVGYAFLEDDILDQNKELSRYSLNTLKHHFTTRFSTQLFKNVRQNIVYKHAERTTGQSYNVWDASLIATLKQVEFTVTASNIFDADYIETGFTPMPPSNALFGMRYNFN
- a CDS encoding DUF2007 domain-containing protein; translation: MSQTFKTIAKFQYSSEAQIIKGRLESEGIQVFLSDNLTIDTDPLVSNAIGGVKLKVFAEDALKAQHILETIKKYSVDDNGNAIHCPNCNSQEVAMFSTIKDFKSFFAFVFGFIAGTLPFYSKDKYRCSNCKTEFDIK